In Oreochromis niloticus isolate F11D_XX linkage group LG5, O_niloticus_UMD_NMBU, whole genome shotgun sequence, a single window of DNA contains:
- the myog gene encoding myogenin: MELFETNPYFFPDQRFYEGGDSYFPSRLPGAYDQAGYQDRNSMMGLCGNLSGGVGVGVTGTEDKASPSSMSPHSEPHCPGQCLPWACKLCKRKTVTMDRRRAATLREKRRLKKVNEAFDALKRSTLMNPNQRLPKVEILRSAIQYIERLQALVSSLNQQDTETGQQGLLYRPSPTQPRVSSSSEPSSGSTCCSSPEWSSTPEQCTQSYSSEDLLSAADSPEQGNMRALTSIVDSISAADGPVAFPVDIPK; this comes from the exons ATGGAGCTTTTTGAGACCAACCCTTATTTCTTCCCTGACCAGCGCTTCTATGAAGGAGGGGACAGCTACTTCCCCTCTCGCCTGCCCGGGGCGTATGACCAAGCTGGCTACCAGGACAGGAACTCCATGATGGGCTTGTGTGGGAACCTGTCTGGGGGTGTTGGAGTTGGAGTGACAGGTACCGAGGACAAAGCCTCTCCATCCAGCATGTCGCCTCACTCCGAGCCCCACTGCCCAGGTCAGTGTCTTCCCTGGGCCTGTAAGCTGTGTAAAAGGAAGACAGTGACCATGGACCGCCGGCGAGCAGCCACACTGAGGGAGAAGAGACGCCTAAAGAAGGTGAACGAGGCCTTCGATGCTTTGAAGAGGAGCACGCTGATGAACCCCAACCAGAGGCTGCCCAAGGTTGAGATCTTGCGGAGCGCCATCCAGTATATTGAAAGGCTCCAAGCCCTGGTGTCCTCCCTCAACCAGCAGGACACTGAGACAGGACAGCAGGGTTTGCTCTACCGGCCCAGCCCAACTCAGCCCAGA GTGTCGTCGTCAAGCGAGCCCAGTTCAGGCAGCACCTGCTGCAGCAGCCCGGAGTGGAGCAGCACTCCAGAGCAGTGCACGCAGAGCTACAGCAGCGAGG ATCTCCTGAGCGCTGCAGACTCTCCAGAGCAGGGGAACATGCGGGCCTTGACCTCCATTGTGGACAGCATCTCTGCAGCAGATGGACCTGTGGCCTTTCCTGTGGACATTCCCAAATAG